The following coding sequences lie in one Spinacia oleracea cultivar Varoflay chromosome 1, BTI_SOV_V1, whole genome shotgun sequence genomic window:
- the LOC110800790 gene encoding psbP domain-containing protein 5, chloroplastic isoform X1, giving the protein MATLFLSSTPTIFKSPSQSPPHLLFFRNQINSPVFQKKCKSKSGIVVYSCLSPTPTSEFGVCKRDLLLFGLSTSMTLIFPVNAIAGIGAEEEGKMLEFIDDVNAYSYSYPMKLPSKKIAFKWVESRKPERYSSAAPLSPNARLRIVSERVDFMDNVILSVTIGPPNPDFLKSKDKSTWNPKDVADSVLSDKSALRVTSTQKLAESSILDAQSNEVDGERYWFYEYLVRKSPTKTAAESNNYRQYVASTAERDGFLYTLNASTLSKQWDVMGPILKRTANSFRLLPPTDSYVPPDKDPWRFW; this is encoded by the exons ATGGCAACTCTCTTCCTTTCTTCCACACCAACCATCTTCAAGTCTCCCTCCCAATCACCCCCTCACCTCCTTTTCTTTAG AAATCAGATAAATTCCCCTGTTTTCCAGAAAAAATGCAAATCAAAATCCGGAATTGTTGTGTATTCCTGCCTTTCTCCAACACCCACTTCAGAATTTGGGGTTTGCAAGAGGGATTTATTGCTCTTTGGCTTATCTACTTCCATGACCTTGATTTTCCCTGTTAATG CTATTGCAGGAATTGGTGCTGAGGAGGAGGGGAAAATGCTTGAGTTTATTGATGATGTAAATGCCTATTCTTATTCATATCCGATGAAACTTCCCTCCAAAAAGATTGCGTTTAAATG GGTGGAATCTAGAAAGCCAGAAAGATATTCATCAGCTGCTCCTCTGTCTC CTAATGCACGGCTGCGTATAGTGTCCGAGCGTGTTGACTTTATGGACAACGTTATCCTATCTGTTACG ATAGGGCCCCCCAATCCAGATTTCTTGAAATCGAAAGATAAGAGTACATGGAATCCGAAAGATGTTGCTGATTCAGTTTTGTCTGACAAATCTGCATTG CGAGTCACTTCAACTCAAAAACTGGCTGAGAGTTCCATACTTGATGCACAATCAAATGAG GTTGATGGTGAACGATACTGGTTTTACGAGTACTTAGTCCGCAAATCACCAACCAAAACT GCAGCAGAGTCAAACAATTATAGACAATACGTGGCTTCTACCGCTGAGCGTGACG GTTTTTTATACACTTTGAACGCTTCAACTTTGAGCAAGCAGTGGGACGTT ATGGGACCTATCTTAAAGAGAACGGCCAACTCCTTTCGGCTTCTTCCCCCAACAGATAGTTATGTCCCTCCAGACAAGGATCCGTGGAGATTTTGGTGA
- the LOC110800790 gene encoding psbP domain-containing protein 5, chloroplastic isoform X2 yields MATLFLSSTPTIFKSPSQSPPHLLFFRNQINSPVFQKKCKSKSGIVVYSCLSPTPTSEFGVCKRDLLLFGLSTSMTLIFPVNGIGAEEEGKMLEFIDDVNAYSYSYPMKLPSKKIAFKWVESRKPERYSSAAPLSPNARLRIVSERVDFMDNVILSVTIGPPNPDFLKSKDKSTWNPKDVADSVLSDKSALRVTSTQKLAESSILDAQSNEVDGERYWFYEYLVRKSPTKTAAESNNYRQYVASTAERDGFLYTLNASTLSKQWDVMGPILKRTANSFRLLPPTDSYVPPDKDPWRFW; encoded by the exons ATGGCAACTCTCTTCCTTTCTTCCACACCAACCATCTTCAAGTCTCCCTCCCAATCACCCCCTCACCTCCTTTTCTTTAG AAATCAGATAAATTCCCCTGTTTTCCAGAAAAAATGCAAATCAAAATCCGGAATTGTTGTGTATTCCTGCCTTTCTCCAACACCCACTTCAGAATTTGGGGTTTGCAAGAGGGATTTATTGCTCTTTGGCTTATCTACTTCCATGACCTTGATTTTCCCTGTTAATG GAATTGGTGCTGAGGAGGAGGGGAAAATGCTTGAGTTTATTGATGATGTAAATGCCTATTCTTATTCATATCCGATGAAACTTCCCTCCAAAAAGATTGCGTTTAAATG GGTGGAATCTAGAAAGCCAGAAAGATATTCATCAGCTGCTCCTCTGTCTC CTAATGCACGGCTGCGTATAGTGTCCGAGCGTGTTGACTTTATGGACAACGTTATCCTATCTGTTACG ATAGGGCCCCCCAATCCAGATTTCTTGAAATCGAAAGATAAGAGTACATGGAATCCGAAAGATGTTGCTGATTCAGTTTTGTCTGACAAATCTGCATTG CGAGTCACTTCAACTCAAAAACTGGCTGAGAGTTCCATACTTGATGCACAATCAAATGAG GTTGATGGTGAACGATACTGGTTTTACGAGTACTTAGTCCGCAAATCACCAACCAAAACT GCAGCAGAGTCAAACAATTATAGACAATACGTGGCTTCTACCGCTGAGCGTGACG GTTTTTTATACACTTTGAACGCTTCAACTTTGAGCAAGCAGTGGGACGTT ATGGGACCTATCTTAAAGAGAACGGCCAACTCCTTTCGGCTTCTTCCCCCAACAGATAGTTATGTCCCTCCAGACAAGGATCCGTGGAGATTTTGGTGA